In Calothrix sp. PCC 7507, one DNA window encodes the following:
- a CDS encoding ABC transporter permease, with the protein MGVKPRPKDNLQQIWIVRCFATVLLFGQVLLHFLQGKTYYRKILEHMVTAGPASIPPVLLVSCFAGMIFTIQTARELVQYGAVNAVGGAFALAFCRELAPILTASIIAGQVGSAFAAEIGAMRVTEQIDALYMLRTDPIDFLVIPRVIACCLMTPLLTIFALVTGIIGGAFAATQFYQIVPETFLESVRDFLEPADLWIILLKGFIFGVIVAVNGCSWGLTTKGGAKEVGESATTAVVTTWVSIFIMDFLLTLALFEKPAF; encoded by the coding sequence ATGGGGGTAAAACCGCGACCAAAAGACAATCTACAGCAGATATGGATTGTACGCTGTTTCGCTACAGTGCTGCTCTTTGGTCAAGTCTTGCTGCATTTTCTCCAAGGGAAAACTTATTACCGCAAAATTCTGGAACACATGGTGACTGCTGGCCCTGCTTCTATCCCTCCAGTATTGCTTGTCAGTTGTTTTGCAGGGATGATTTTCACGATTCAAACAGCGAGAGAATTAGTGCAATATGGTGCTGTTAATGCCGTAGGAGGTGCTTTTGCTCTAGCCTTTTGCAGAGAATTAGCGCCAATTTTAACTGCTAGTATAATTGCCGGACAAGTAGGCTCTGCTTTTGCAGCAGAAATAGGTGCAATGCGAGTCACAGAGCAAATTGATGCACTTTACATGCTGAGAACAGATCCTATTGATTTTCTAGTAATTCCTAGAGTCATCGCTTGCTGCTTGATGACACCCTTACTGACAATTTTTGCTTTAGTCACAGGCATTATTGGTGGAGCTTTTGCAGCAACACAATTTTACCAAATTGTTCCAGAGACATTTTTAGAATCAGTCAGAGATTTTTTAGAACCCGCAGATTTGTGGATTATTTTGCTGAAAGGGTTTATTTTTGGTGTGATTGTTGCTGTCAACGGCTGTAGTTGGGGACTAACTACCAAGGGGGGAGCCAAAGAAGTAGGAGAATCGGCAACAACAGCAGTTGTCACTACTTGGGTATCAATCTTTATCATGGATTTTTTACTAACTTTGGCGCTATTTGAGAAGCCTGCATTTTAA
- a CDS encoding molybdenum cofactor biosynthesis protein MoaE yields MTNNLKSVLKNTLTSPLKSREEDSFAITLAPLSFEEIYAKADDAANGAVVIMSGMVRNQTDGKPVVALEYQAYEPMALRVFWQIAADIRSLWPDVNRVAIYHRIGRLQVGAISVVVAVGCPHRSEAFEACRYAIDTLKHNAPIWKKEHWQDGSSSWVNIGACEQS; encoded by the coding sequence ATGACAAACAATCTGAAGTCAGTTCTGAAAAATACATTGACTTCTCCCCTTAAATCTAGAGAAGAAGATAGCTTTGCTATTACCTTAGCACCATTGTCTTTTGAAGAAATATATGCTAAGGCCGATGATGCCGCTAATGGTGCTGTAGTGATCATGAGTGGGATGGTTCGTAATCAAACTGATGGTAAACCTGTAGTTGCTTTAGAGTATCAAGCTTATGAACCAATGGCGTTGCGGGTATTTTGGCAAATTGCTGCTGACATTCGCTCTCTGTGGCCTGATGTCAATCGGGTAGCGATTTATCATCGCATTGGGCGTTTGCAAGTTGGCGCCATCAGCGTTGTGGTGGCAGTGGGTTGTCCCCATCGAAGTGAGGCTTTTGAGGCTTGTCGCTATGCTATTGACACCCTCAAACATAATGCACCCATTTGGAAAAAGGAGCATTGGCAAGATGGTTCGAGCAGCTGGGTAAATATTGGTGCTTGTGAACAGAGTTGA
- a CDS encoding NAD(P)/FAD-dependent oxidoreductase has translation MEIFDYVILGAGLGGLSAAACLTKQGYRVAVLEKHYLPGGCCHTFDYGEYSFCADVHYISQCGSGRSIAQFLDYIERDIPFNSLDPDCIDRVITPEVDFKIPLGWESLRTRLLSTFPEETLAINRYCDEIKRLHQEMHNLVQEVHWFDQKWFDWLKLPKYWNLFWKRTWNLQDLYNYVGLSPKLQAILAGQSGDYALPPAEIALITHTALVWDYSEGAYYPKYHFKHFVDTIVDVITDGGGVIKYSTPVEHIQVSDNVIHSVMADGRVYRAEKAYISDLDPKLTVELMHDIEALSQKERQRLTSYEYSASAFNIYLGLDSRFNPQRYGIGNWNIWYYPTGNLNQEYQKQLAGDLSHPWIFLSCPTMKSQEPGMGPEGHHVLEIATVCAYEPFADLHKTNPEAYKAKKREVYQQIMTSVRDLIPDVDNYARMKVYGTPTTSEFYLGQPQGNIYGAKLVPRQVGLNRLGYITELSNLFLVGASAGYPSVPGVISNGLDVVELITGQSVRQKTATSQTLVAAR, from the coding sequence ATGGAAATCTTCGATTATGTGATTTTAGGAGCCGGATTAGGTGGACTTTCAGCCGCAGCCTGCTTAACCAAACAAGGGTATCGGGTGGCAGTTTTGGAGAAACATTATTTGCCAGGTGGTTGCTGTCACACCTTTGATTATGGTGAATACAGCTTTTGTGCTGATGTGCATTATATTTCGCAATGCGGCTCTGGTCGCAGCATAGCTCAATTTCTTGACTATATTGAACGCGATATACCATTTAATAGCCTTGACCCAGATTGTATCGACCGAGTCATCACCCCAGAGGTAGACTTCAAAATTCCGCTGGGCTGGGAAAGTCTGCGTACACGTTTGCTCTCTACTTTTCCCGAAGAAACTCTCGCTATTAACCGCTACTGCGATGAGATTAAACGACTCCATCAAGAAATGCATAATCTGGTGCAGGAAGTACACTGGTTTGATCAGAAGTGGTTTGACTGGTTGAAGTTGCCAAAATATTGGAATTTATTTTGGAAGCGGACTTGGAATCTACAAGATTTGTATAACTATGTGGGGTTATCACCCAAACTACAAGCAATACTAGCAGGACAAAGTGGTGACTATGCTTTACCACCCGCAGAAATCGCCTTGATTACTCACACTGCGCTGGTTTGGGATTACTCAGAAGGTGCTTATTATCCTAAATATCACTTTAAACACTTTGTTGACACAATTGTTGATGTAATTACAGATGGCGGAGGTGTGATTAAGTACTCAACGCCAGTTGAACATATTCAAGTTAGTGACAATGTTATCCACAGCGTTATGGCTGATGGCAGAGTCTATCGTGCCGAAAAAGCTTATATCAGCGACCTCGACCCCAAATTAACAGTAGAGTTGATGCATGATATTGAAGCGTTAAGCCAAAAGGAACGTCAACGCCTTACTAGTTATGAATACTCGGCTAGTGCTTTCAATATTTATTTGGGTTTAGATAGCCGCTTCAACCCGCAACGCTATGGTATTGGCAACTGGAATATCTGGTACTATCCCACAGGCAACCTCAATCAAGAATATCAAAAACAACTGGCAGGGGACTTGAGTCACCCGTGGATTTTCCTTTCTTGTCCCACGATGAAATCTCAGGAGCCGGGGATGGGACCTGAGGGACATCATGTTTTAGAGATTGCTACAGTCTGTGCTTACGAGCCTTTTGCAGATTTGCACAAGACCAACCCAGAAGCTTATAAAGCCAAAAAGCGGGAAGTCTATCAGCAGATTATGACTAGTGTGCGAGATTTGATTCCTGATGTGGATAACTACGCTCGGATGAAAGTTTATGGTACACCCACTACGAGTGAGTTTTATTTAGGACAACCGCAGGGTAATATTTATGGTGCGAAATTAGTGCCCCGACAGGTTGGTTTAAATCGTCTGGGATACATCACAGAGTTGTCTAACCTCTTCTTGGTGGGGGCGAGTGCTGGGTATCCAAGTGTTCCGGGTGTAATTAGCAATGGATTGGATGTGGTAGAACTGATTACTGGGCAGTCGGTGCGGCAGAAAACTGCAACATCTCAGACTTTGGTGGCTGCTAGGTGA
- a CDS encoding DUF4327 family protein translates to MDTAVQYDIEVIKEEVRQLLKKGLVSRQQPIYSLFKYIGERDWAFFELELENNEFLLRDRIIDLLGSEDWDQD, encoded by the coding sequence ATGGATACTGCTGTTCAATATGATATTGAGGTGATCAAAGAAGAAGTACGTCAACTGCTGAAAAAGGGGCTTGTGAGTCGTCAGCAGCCAATTTATTCGCTCTTTAAATACATTGGCGAACGTGATTGGGCTTTTTTTGAGCTTGAGCTAGAAAATAATGAATTCTTGCTCAGAGATAGGATTATTGATTTGTTAGGTAGCGAAGATTGGGACCAAGATTGA
- a CDS encoding aldehyde dehydrogenase family protein: MKNALNSLLEPLNKLSASEQMVLENIMQPVIFSAGTYIFKEGGIADSCYILKEGIVRIETASENNSNFVLNYLEAGTIFGEISVLDKMPRSATAYAQTNIIAKKILIKELELLLETYPKILVCLWEVFGKTAALRVRSLQELAIKKNNFEIYPEVEEMLDKALQAQKEIQTWSEERIDALLLVIASSVAEHAESLAIATVKATRVGDISDKVTKNKIASLGIYRSLVGKSGCGYISNYKINNVCEIASPMGIIFGMIPMTNPVATAVFKALICIKSRNALILSFPLSTKNVGTLVCEIIQEALIRQDAPVDLIQWLKHRSSREQTEILMKHKNVSLILATGGANMVKAAYSSGTPAIGVGPANTPTLICADANIQHAARSIIVSKSFDNGLICGSEHNLIVDARVRKNFIKVLEQEGAAILTQEEKSYFSTVAFEDQSHRLQAKIIGQSAAKIAAMANIKRDYSIKVIIVPNESVNLDNPYAYEKMAPILSLFTVQNEIEGIELCRRILQIEGKGHTAIIHTKNKALVRRFGLEMPASRILVNSPGVHGIIGLTSALDPSFTLGCGTFGGNSTTDNVTYRHLLNLKRIAYYQAPKFLDPEIFKNTYPWWLLQLLNLLNFLKLNSLVTFISQLVSIELRR, translated from the coding sequence ATGAAAAATGCATTAAACTCGCTTCTAGAACCATTAAATAAACTTTCGGCATCTGAACAAATGGTTTTAGAAAATATAATGCAACCTGTTATATTTTCAGCCGGAACTTATATATTTAAAGAAGGTGGGATCGCGGATAGCTGTTACATCCTTAAAGAAGGTATAGTACGGATTGAAACGGCATCAGAGAATAATTCTAATTTTGTACTTAATTATTTGGAAGCTGGGACAATTTTTGGAGAAATAAGCGTATTAGATAAAATGCCTCGTTCGGCTACTGCTTATGCTCAAACAAATATAATAGCTAAAAAAATACTAATTAAAGAGTTAGAACTCTTATTAGAAACTTATCCAAAAATATTAGTTTGTCTCTGGGAAGTGTTTGGAAAAACTGCTGCCCTGAGAGTTCGTTCTTTGCAGGAATTGGCGATTAAAAAAAATAACTTCGAGATATACCCAGAAGTGGAAGAAATGCTCGATAAAGCTTTACAAGCTCAAAAAGAAATTCAAACTTGGTCTGAAGAACGTATAGATGCCTTATTACTCGTAATTGCTTCATCAGTTGCGGAACACGCCGAATCATTAGCAATAGCAACAGTAAAGGCTACTCGTGTTGGGGATATTTCGGATAAAGTTACTAAGAATAAAATTGCTAGCTTGGGTATTTATCGCTCGCTGGTTGGTAAATCTGGATGCGGATATATCTCAAATTATAAAATTAATAATGTTTGTGAAATAGCAAGTCCAATGGGAATTATTTTTGGCATGATTCCCATGACTAACCCAGTTGCAACAGCAGTTTTTAAAGCTTTAATTTGTATAAAAAGCCGTAATGCACTGATTTTAAGTTTCCCACTTTCTACTAAGAATGTTGGCACGTTAGTTTGTGAAATTATTCAGGAAGCTTTAATTCGGCAAGATGCACCTGTAGACCTGATTCAGTGGTTAAAACATCGTAGTTCCCGCGAACAAACAGAAATATTAATGAAGCATAAAAACGTCTCCTTAATTTTAGCAACAGGAGGCGCGAATATGGTGAAAGCTGCTTATAGTTCCGGAACTCCGGCAATTGGTGTGGGTCCTGCTAATACGCCTACCTTAATTTGTGCGGATGCAAATATTCAACATGCTGCCCGCAGTATTATTGTCAGCAAATCATTTGATAATGGATTGATTTGTGGTTCTGAACATAATTTAATAGTTGATGCACGAGTTAGGAAGAACTTTATTAAAGTATTAGAACAAGAAGGTGCAGCAATACTTACACAGGAAGAAAAAAGCTACTTTAGCACCGTTGCTTTTGAAGATCAATCGCATCGATTGCAAGCAAAAATTATTGGTCAGTCAGCGGCTAAAATTGCTGCTATGGCAAATATTAAACGCGATTATTCCATCAAAGTAATTATAGTTCCGAATGAATCTGTAAATTTAGATAATCCATATGCTTATGAGAAGATGGCACCGATACTGAGTTTATTTACGGTTCAAAATGAGATTGAAGGTATAGAGCTTTGTCGGAGGATATTACAGATAGAAGGGAAAGGACATACAGCCATTATTCACACAAAAAATAAGGCATTAGTGAGAAGATTTGGGTTAGAAATGCCAGCTAGTAGAATATTAGTAAATTCGCCAGGAGTACATGGAATTATAGGTTTGACAAGCGCTTTAGACCCATCATTCACATTAGGGTGCGGTACGTTTGGGGGAAATTCAACTACTGATAATGTTACTTATCGCCATCTTTTGAATTTAAAACGGATCGCATATTATCAAGCGCCAAAGTTTTTAGATCCAGAGATATTTAAAAATACATATCCCTGGTGGTTACTGCAATTACTGAACTTATTAAACTTTTTAAAACTCAATTCTTTAGTTACATTTATATCGCAACTAGTTTCGATTGAATTGAGAAGATAA
- a CDS encoding IS1380 family transposase: protein MTPNKTGCIPEQFQFESVKSCPVVVNFNGETVTSDAGVTLIAELDRKREITSRLAGCFKDYREQNRIEHSVSSLIAQRVYGLVMGYEDINDHETLRHDVMFALSVGKSITSGQEPVKMAGKSTLNRLEHCPEDVSNRAESRYHRIEHDAEAIEKLLVEIFLESFQKPPRQIVLDLDVTDDLVHGNQEKSFFNPYYKGYCYAPLYIFCGKHLLASKLRASNVDPAEEALPELQRVIKLIRERWSNVKILVRGDSAYSREDIMSWCESQIGVDYVFGLAQNSRLIQLSQSTKYRAFLEYSQKIETVVEFFETLFTPSDDLKKQATALVDSSVWYCSLDYKTFLSWSRNRRVVSKIEYSNEGVNTRFVVTSLPSKKVPPGRLYTQKYCPRGNIENCFKEQKLELKSDRTSTHTFAGNQLRLWFTSIAYILMNALREKCLAKTELQNAQVGTIRTKLLKLGAIITVSRRRVLIAISNAYPYKEIFATAYNYLSRLKCPG from the coding sequence ATGACCCCCAATAAAACAGGTTGTATACCGGAACAGTTCCAATTTGAATCAGTAAAGTCATGTCCAGTCGTAGTTAATTTCAACGGTGAGACTGTAACATCAGATGCCGGAGTAACTTTAATTGCGGAGCTAGACCGAAAAAGGGAGATAACATCACGGCTAGCAGGATGTTTTAAAGATTACCGAGAACAAAATCGAATTGAACATTCGGTCAGTAGTTTAATTGCACAGAGAGTATATGGTTTAGTAATGGGTTATGAAGACATCAATGACCATGAAACTTTACGTCATGATGTGATGTTTGCGCTCTCCGTTGGAAAATCCATTACTTCGGGACAAGAACCAGTTAAAATGGCCGGAAAAAGTACCTTAAATCGTCTTGAACACTGTCCAGAAGATGTTTCAAATAGAGCCGAGAGTCGATATCATCGAATTGAGCATGATGCAGAAGCAATAGAAAAACTGCTGGTTGAAATATTTTTAGAATCCTTTCAGAAACCACCACGACAAATAGTTTTAGACTTGGATGTTACTGATGACTTAGTACACGGTAATCAAGAAAAATCTTTCTTTAACCCTTACTATAAAGGGTATTGCTATGCTCCCCTATATATTTTCTGTGGGAAACATTTATTAGCCTCAAAACTACGTGCTTCAAATGTAGATCCGGCAGAAGAGGCATTGCCAGAATTACAACGAGTAATTAAACTAATACGTGAACGTTGGAGTAATGTGAAAATTCTTGTGCGTGGAGATAGTGCATATTCGAGAGAAGATATTATGAGTTGGTGCGAATCTCAAATCGGAGTAGATTATGTGTTTGGATTGGCACAAAACAGTCGGCTAATTCAACTGTCTCAATCAACTAAATACCGAGCTTTTCTGGAATACTCGCAAAAAATTGAAACCGTAGTAGAGTTTTTTGAAACCTTATTTACTCCGTCAGATGACTTAAAAAAACAAGCAACAGCATTGGTTGATAGCTCAGTTTGGTATTGTTCTCTCGATTATAAAACTTTCTTAAGTTGGAGCCGTAATCGCCGCGTTGTCTCAAAAATTGAATATAGCAATGAAGGAGTAAATACTCGCTTTGTCGTGACTTCACTCCCTAGTAAAAAAGTACCGCCAGGACGGCTTTATACTCAAAAATATTGTCCACGAGGCAATATAGAGAATTGTTTCAAGGAACAAAAATTAGAATTAAAAAGTGACAGAACTAGTACTCATACATTTGCTGGTAATCAATTACGTCTGTGGTTTACTTCCATAGCTTATATTTTGATGAATGCCCTCCGAGAGAAATGTTTGGCAAAAACCGAACTCCAAAATGCTCAAGTTGGAACTATCCGTACAAAGTTATTGAAATTAGGAGCAATTATTACTGTTAGTCGCCGACGGGTTTTGATTGCAATTAGTAATGCTTACCCCTACAAAGAGATTTTCGCAACAGCTTATAATTATTTATCTCGGCTAAAATGCCCTGGTTAA
- a CDS encoding virulence factor SrfB yields the protein MPVEIQLSPRYQLRIKENNDLDIPPVQIVASGSNIPHISRIVCTVRGTPKELAARIQDTYKQFNSIIPTKISNLGQLGQYSCQITQTLTEPINCTLLVIVEYFDSDAAGNPAFSMRKHIGASCHLWSPLNIEQQSTQQITKMDTIMNPFQLNNSEKPQNEKAQKRFPGWFALDFGTSNSTVTLFDPIEVPIAEVLPKEQEVRLRDRLSQWLSSPAGVALPDVSASDWEKFIADISKNLEIEPSQLSEVFESDNKERFLEAIRQIELCLGNSDRFRRAVSKKLYQIYHEVFRVPTLESQNLIPVVLDIDRRSTEIKSELEISQIVNLKLRMGREASDNRKKAIAQGTSSSLKEIISRFHHSPKRYFGQDRSFPVILDGKEETINVNELVQAAWGHLIDLTEDYRQRARRRFSEGDFLTAVVTYPTVAPPVVRKEVRELVEKLGIDDVQTAYDEAVSVAIFFLWREFGGNLNIGIESFKTRCRQDGNKWSQNVLVLDIGGGTTDLALIELTLEDKTPFFADNEDRGLGGRYYKLTPKLLGSSGHLQLGGELITLRIFRLLKVAIADFLLTAVTTGDLASEKLEDLINSELNERFLDKGQFKSGSILKCLDKENPEGDAAYKDALDTAEKVLPTRWQQAPQRLQTFYTLWDHAEVAKLKLGQKPPEDSSLLSFTLSEQQISELLTQSAIKYQMRDPQSISVTIDSLQFTRAASSAIKEAIGIAKGLMESRLRHTTQKVDWLILSGKTCNLDLVQHHIYQEFSKSPYFVWNSERITFVLEFTKLATSAGACYAEKLRRLRFDPEESKGLLRKGANQLEINVKNLFYYLPCNFKRKTQSNELLPIFKAGQELYQLAAGEGVAKVRTAWQGIQLTNIIYRQDYEDGDLRLWGSFDGKSLMEKLGMEEGEFLRKIKVQFEIDQTLEFSVLLSQGNPHYLIDVSGIDVGSAISAVTENSALFAEDKLKWNIAIERPEKDLTDGDIAINVIESATVDQPNAYHLVFEIDNNHSQSLQEFHYLRDGSPQPGTGLISKPLPPFPQNSQHTFYVYQTDAQTNTKKWIRIGALSKPDVSTDYPCQYRVTLDNKGILRMHAGEIPYWTSNNQQSLKQAGCVFRAELELQPNEVDKERDPFCGIH from the coding sequence ATGCCTGTAGAAATTCAGCTTTCACCTCGTTACCAATTGCGGATTAAAGAAAACAATGATTTGGATATTCCTCCTGTCCAAATTGTGGCTTCTGGCAGCAATATCCCCCATATTTCCCGAATTGTTTGTACTGTTAGAGGTACACCCAAAGAATTAGCAGCGAGAATTCAAGACACTTATAAACAATTCAATTCCATCATACCAACTAAAATTTCTAACTTGGGGCAGTTGGGGCAATATTCTTGTCAAATAACACAGACTTTAACAGAACCAATCAACTGTACTTTGTTGGTAATTGTTGAATATTTTGATTCTGATGCTGCTGGCAATCCAGCATTTTCTATGCGAAAGCATATTGGGGCTTCTTGTCATTTGTGGTCACCACTAAATATTGAGCAGCAATCAACTCAACAAATAACAAAAATGGATACTATAATGAACCCTTTTCAACTTAATAATAGCGAAAAACCACAAAATGAGAAAGCACAAAAAAGATTCCCAGGATGGTTTGCTTTAGATTTTGGCACATCTAACTCTACGGTGACACTCTTTGATCCGATTGAAGTCCCGATCGCCGAAGTTTTACCCAAAGAACAAGAAGTGCGATTGCGCGATCGCTTGTCTCAATGGCTCAGTTCCCCGGCTGGCGTGGCTTTACCAGACGTGAGTGCTAGTGATTGGGAAAAATTCATTGCAGATATCAGTAAAAATTTGGAGATAGAACCAAGTCAATTAAGTGAAGTTTTTGAGAGTGATAACAAAGAGCGATTTTTAGAAGCAATTCGCCAAATTGAACTGTGTTTAGGTAATAGCGATCGCTTTCGTCGTGCCGTCAGCAAAAAACTTTATCAAATTTATCATGAAGTTTTCCGTGTACCTACCCTAGAATCACAAAATTTAATTCCCGTGGTTTTAGATATTGATCGCCGCAGCACCGAAATTAAAAGCGAGTTAGAAATTTCGCAAATAGTCAATTTAAAACTGCGGATGGGTAGGGAAGCAAGCGATAATCGCAAAAAGGCGATCGCTCAAGGAACCAGCAGTTCTTTAAAAGAAATTATCAGCAGATTTCACCATTCACCTAAACGTTACTTTGGTCAAGATAGGTCTTTTCCAGTAATTTTGGATGGCAAAGAAGAAACAATTAATGTTAACGAGTTAGTGCAAGCAGCTTGGGGACATCTGATTGATTTAACTGAAGACTACCGCCAACGCGCTAGACGCAGGTTTTCTGAAGGTGACTTTCTCACTGCTGTCGTCACCTATCCCACCGTCGCCCCGCCAGTTGTGCGTAAGGAAGTTAGGGAACTAGTTGAAAAGTTGGGAATTGATGACGTTCAAACTGCTTATGATGAAGCCGTTTCTGTGGCAATATTCTTTTTGTGGCGCGAATTTGGCGGCAATCTCAACATTGGAATAGAGTCCTTCAAAACCCGTTGTCGTCAAGATGGCAATAAATGGTCACAAAACGTTTTAGTTTTAGATATTGGTGGGGGAACCACAGACTTAGCCTTAATCGAATTAACTTTAGAAGATAAAACCCCCTTCTTTGCTGACAATGAAGATAGAGGTTTAGGGGGAAGATATTATAAACTTACGCCGAAACTATTAGGCTCATCAGGTCATTTACAGCTAGGTGGTGAATTAATTACCCTACGGATATTTAGACTTTTAAAAGTGGCGATCGCTGATTTTCTCTTAACAGCAGTTACCACAGGTGATTTAGCCAGTGAAAAGCTCGAAGATTTAATTAACTCCGAATTAAACGAGCGTTTTCTAGATAAAGGGCAATTCAAAAGTGGCAGCATTTTGAAATGTTTAGATAAAGAGAATCCAGAAGGCGACGCTGCTTACAAAGATGCCCTAGATACCGCAGAGAAAGTATTACCTACCCGTTGGCAACAAGCACCCCAACGCCTGCAAACTTTTTATACCTTGTGGGATCATGCAGAAGTTGCCAAACTCAAACTCGGACAAAAGCCACCAGAAGACTCTTCCCTCTTAAGCTTCACCCTCTCTGAACAGCAAATTTCCGAACTCCTCACCCAAAGTGCGATTAAATACCAGATGCGAGATCCTCAGAGCATCTCCGTCACCATCGATAGCTTACAATTTACCAGAGCAGCCTCTTCTGCAATTAAAGAAGCGATCGGTATTGCCAAAGGTTTGATGGAAAGTCGCCTACGTCACACCACACAAAAAGTTGATTGGTTAATTTTATCTGGCAAAACTTGCAATCTTGACCTTGTACAACACCACATTTACCAGGAATTTAGCAAATCTCCATATTTTGTCTGGAATTCAGAGCGCATCACCTTTGTGCTGGAATTTACCAAGCTAGCCACCTCCGCCGGTGCCTGTTATGCCGAAAAGCTGCGAAGACTGAGATTTGATCCAGAAGAGTCCAAAGGCTTACTGCGTAAAGGAGCCAACCAGCTAGAAATTAACGTCAAAAACCTGTTTTATTACCTACCTTGCAACTTCAAACGCAAAACCCAAAGTAACGAACTACTACCGATATTTAAAGCCGGACAGGAACTTTATCAACTAGCTGCCGGGGAAGGTGTAGCCAAAGTACGTACTGCGTGGCAAGGGATACAATTAACCAACATTATTTACCGTCAAGACTACGAAGATGGAGATTTACGCCTCTGGGGTAGCTTCGATGGTAAAAGCCTCATGGAAAAACTAGGCATGGAAGAGGGTGAGTTTCTCAGAAAAATTAAAGTCCAGTTTGAAATTGATCAAACCCTCGAGTTTAGCGTCCTACTTTCTCAAGGAAATCCCCATTATTTAATTGATGTTTCTGGCATTGATGTAGGTTCGGCAATATCTGCAGTCACAGAAAATTCTGCCCTATTTGCTGAAGATAAATTAAAGTGGAATATCGCCATTGAACGCCCTGAAAAAGACCTAACTGATGGTGATATTGCCATTAATGTGATTGAATCTGCAACTGTTGATCAACCAAATGCTTATCATTTAGTATTTGAAATAGACAACAATCATAGCCAGTCGCTGCAAGAATTCCACTATTTGCGTGATGGTTCACCCCAACCAGGAACCGGATTAATTAGTAAACCCTTGCCCCCCTTTCCTCAAAATAGTCAGCATACCTTCTATGTTTATCAAACAGATGCCCAAACTAACACCAAAAAATGGATACGAATTGGCGCATTGAGTAAACCAGATGTCAGCACAGATTACCCTTGCCAATATCGCGTCACCCTCGACAACAAAGGCATCCTCCGGATGCACGCTGGTGAGATACCCTACTGGACATCGAATAATCAACAATCCCTCAAGCAAGCAGGATGCGTTTTTCGTGCTGAACTAGAATTACAACCCAACGAAGTCGATAAAGAACGCGACCCCTTTTGCGGCATCCATTAA